A part of Escherichia marmotae genomic DNA contains:
- the guaD gene encoding guanine deaminase → MSGEHTLKAVRGSFIDVTRTVDNPEEIASALRFIEDGLLLIKQGKVEWFGEWEDGKHQIPDTIRVRDYRGKLIVPGFVDTHIHYPQSEMVGAYGEQLLEWLNKHTFPTERRYEDLEYAREMSAFFIKQLLRNGTTTALVFGTVHPQSVDALFEAASHINMRMIAGKVMMDRNAPDYLLDTAESSYLQSKELIKRWHKNGRLLYAITPRFAPTSSPEQMAMAQRLKKEYPDTWVHTHLCENKDEIAWVKSLYPEHDGYLDVYHQYGLTGKNCVFAHCVHLEEKEWDRLSETQSSIAFCPTSNLYLGSGLFNLQKAWQKKVKVGMGTDIGAGTTFNMLQTLNEAYKVLQLQGYRLSAYEAFYLATLGGAKSLGLDNLIGNFLPGKEADFVVMEPTATPLQQLRYDNSVSLVDKLFVMMTLGDDRSIYRTYVDGRLVYERN, encoded by the coding sequence ATGTCAGGAGAACACACGTTAAAAGCAGTACGAGGCAGTTTTATTGATGTCACCCGTACAGTCGATAACCCGGAAGAGATTGCCTCTGCGCTGCGTTTTATTGAGGACGGTTTATTACTCATTAAACAGGGGAAGGTGGAATGGTTTGGCGAATGGGAAGACGGCAAGCATCAAATTCCTGACACCATTCGCGTTCGCGACTATCGCGGCAAACTGATAGTACCGGGCTTTGTCGATACGCATATCCATTACCCGCAAAGTGAAATGGTCGGTGCCTATGGCGAACAATTGCTGGAATGGTTGAATAAACACACCTTCCCTACTGAACGTCGCTATGAGGATTTAGAGTACGCCCGTGAAATGTCGGCGTTCTTCATCAAGCAACTTTTACGTAACGGCACAACCACGGCACTGGTGTTTGGTACGGTTCATCCGCAATCCGTTGATGCACTGTTTGAAGCCGCCAGTCATATCAATATGCGCATGATTGCCGGTAAGGTGATGATGGATCGCAACGCGCCGGATTATCTGCTTGATACCGCCGAAAGCAGCTATCTGCAAAGCAAAGAGCTGATCAAACGCTGGCACAAAAATGGTCGTCTGTTGTACGCCATTACGCCACGCTTCGCCCCCACTTCATCGCCCGAACAGATGGCAATGGCGCAACGCCTGAAAAAAGAGTACCCCGATACGTGGGTACATACCCATCTCTGTGAAAACAAAGATGAAATTGCCTGGGTGAAATCACTTTATCCTGAACATGATGGTTATCTGGATGTTTACCACCAGTACGGTCTGACCGGTAAAAACTGCGTCTTTGCTCACTGCGTCCATCTGGAAGAAAAAGAGTGGGATCGCCTTAGCGAAACTCAATCCAGCATCGCTTTCTGTCCGACCTCCAACCTTTATCTCGGTAGTGGCTTATTCAATCTGCAAAAAGCATGGCAGAAGAAAGTTAAAGTGGGCATGGGAACCGATATCGGTGCCGGAACCACCTTCAACATGCTGCAAACACTGAACGAAGCCTACAAAGTGTTGCAATTACAGGGCTATCGTCTCTCAGCCTATGAAGCGTTTTACCTTGCCACGCTCGGCGGCGCGAAATCTCTGGGCCTTGACAACCTGATTGGCAATTTTTTACCAGGCAAAGAGGCTGATTTTGTAGTGATGGAACCCACTGCCACACCGCTACAGCAACTGCGCTATGACAACT
- the xanQ gene encoding xanthine/proton symporter XanQ: MSDINHAGSDLIFELEDRPPFHQAIVGAITHLLAIFVPMVTPALIVGAALQLSAETTAYLVSMAMIASGIGTWLQVNRYGIVGSGLLSIQSVNFSFVTVMIALGSSMKSDGFHEELIMSSLLGVSFVGAFLVVGSSFILPYLRRVISPTVSGIVVLMIGLSLIKVGIIDFGGGFAAKSSGTFGNYEHLGVGLLVLIVVIGFNCCRSPLLRMGGIAIGLCVGYIASLCLGMVDFSSMRNLPLITVPHPFKYGFSFNFHQFLVVGTIYLLSVLEAVGDITATAMVSRRPIQGEEYQSRLKGGVLADGLVSVIASAVGSLPLTTFAQNNGVIQMTGVASRYVGRTIAVMLVILGLFPMIGGFFTTIPSAVLGGAMTLMFSMIAIAGIRIIITNGLKRRETLIVATSLGLGLGVSYDPEIFKILPASIYVLVENPICAGGLTAILLNIILPGGYRQESVLPGITSAEEMD, from the coding sequence ATGTCTGATATAAACCATGCAGGCTCCGACCTTATATTTGAACTGGAGGATCGCCCTCCCTTTCATCAGGCTATTGTTGGTGCCATTACCCATCTGTTGGCAATTTTTGTTCCGATGGTGACCCCCGCATTAATTGTTGGTGCGGCTTTACAGCTTTCTGCAGAAACGACCGCCTATCTGGTTTCTATGGCGATGATTGCCTCTGGCATTGGCACCTGGTTACAGGTAAACCGTTACGGTATTGTGGGTTCCGGTTTGCTCTCAATTCAATCCGTTAATTTTTCATTTGTTACGGTCATGATTGCGCTAGGCAGCAGCATGAAAAGTGACGGTTTTCACGAAGAATTAATCATGTCGTCGCTACTCGGCGTCTCCTTCGTTGGCGCATTTCTGGTTGTCGGTTCTTCTTTTATCCTGCCCTATTTACGTCGGGTTATCTCCCCCACCGTCAGCGGTATTGTGGTGCTGATGATCGGCTTAAGTCTGATTAAAGTCGGCATTATTGATTTTGGTGGTGGATTTGCAGCCAAAAGCAGCGGTACGTTCGGCAATTACGAACACCTCGGCGTTGGATTATTGGTTCTGATTGTGGTGATCGGCTTTAACTGCTGCCGCAGTCCGTTGTTACGCATGGGCGGGATCGCCATTGGGCTATGTGTCGGCTATATCGCATCCTTATGCCTGGGAATGGTAGATTTCAGCAGTATGCGCAATCTGCCGTTAATCACCGTCCCGCATCCCTTCAAATACGGATTTAGTTTCAACTTTCATCAGTTCCTGGTGGTCGGCACGATTTATCTACTTAGCGTACTGGAAGCAGTAGGCGATATCACCGCCACGGCAATGGTTTCCCGCCGACCCATTCAGGGGGAAGAATATCAATCACGTCTGAAAGGCGGCGTGTTGGCAGATGGTCTGGTTTCTGTTATCGCCTCCGCAGTCGGCTCATTACCATTAACTACCTTTGCGCAAAATAACGGTGTTATTCAGATGACCGGCGTCGCCTCACGTTATGTCGGGCGAACCATCGCGGTAATGTTGGTTATCCTCGGGTTATTTCCGATGATCGGCGGCTTCTTCACTACCATTCCCTCAGCAGTTCTGGGTGGGGCAATGACGCTGATGTTTTCCATGATTGCCATCGCCGGTATCCGCATCATTATCACCAACGGATTAAAACGCCGTGAAACACTTATTGTCGCCACTTCTTTAGGTTTAGGACTTGGCGTCTCCTACGACCCCGAAATTTTTAAAATATTACCTGCCTCAATTTATGTATTAGTTGAAAACCCTATTTGTGCAGGCGGGTTAACTGCGATTTTATTAAATATTATCCTCCCTGGTGGCTACCGACAGGAAAGCGTTCTGCCGGGTATTACCTCAGCGGAAGAGATGGATTAA
- a CDS encoding molybdopterin-dependent oxidoreductase Mo/Fe-S-binding subunit encodes MIIHFTLNGAPQGLTVNPGENVQKLLFGMGMHSVRNSDDGFGFAGSDAILFNGNIVNASLLITAQLEKANIRTAESLGKWNELSLVQQAMVDVGVVQSGYNDPAASLIITDLLDRIAEPTREEIDDALSGLFSRDAGWQQYYQVIELAIARKNNPRATIDIAPTFRNDLEVIGKHYPKTDAAKMVQAKPCYVEDRVTADACVIKMLRSPHAHALITHLDVSKAEALPGVVHVITHLNCPDIYYTPGGQSAPEPSPLDRRMFGKKMRHVGDRVAAIVAESEEIALEALKLIDVEYEVLKPVMSIDEAMAEDAPVVHDEPVVYVAGAPETLEEDNSHAAQRGEHMIINFPIGSRPRKNIAASIHGHIGDMDKGFADADVIIERTYNSTQAQQCPTETHICFTRMDGDRLVIHVSTQVPWHLRRQVARLVGMKQHKVHVIKERVGGGFGSKQDILLEEVCAWATCVTGRPVLFHYTREEEFIANTSRHVAKVTVKLGAKKDGRLTAVKMDFRANTGPYGNHSLTVPCNGPALSLPLYPCDNVDFQVTTYYSNICPNGAYQGYGAPKGNFAITMALAELAEQLQIDQLEIIERNRVHEGQELKILGAIGEGKAPTSVPSAASCALEEILRQGREMIQWSSPKSQEGDWRTGRGVAIIMQKSGIPDIDQANCMIKLESDGTFIVHSGGADIGTGLDTVVTKLAAEVLHCPPQDVHVISGDTDHALFDKGAYASSGTCFSGNAARMAAENLREKILFHGAQMLDEPLEDVQLATPGVVRGKKGEVSFGDIAHKGETGTGFGSLVGTACYITPDFAFPYGANFAEVAVNTRTGEIRLDKFYALLDCGTPVNPELALGQIYGATLRAIGHSMSEEIIYDAEGHPLTRDLRSYGAPKIGDIPRDFRAVLVPSDDKVGPFGAKSISEIGVNGAAPAIATAIHDACGIWLREWHFTPEKILTALKKI; translated from the coding sequence ATGATCATCCACTTTACTTTAAATGGCGCACCCCAGGGGCTAACCGTTAACCCTGGCGAAAACGTGCAAAAGCTGTTGTTTGGTATGGGTATGCACTCCGTGCGCAACAGTGATGATGGTTTCGGTTTCGCCGGTTCTGATGCGATTCTTTTTAACGGCAACATCGTTAATGCCTCCTTGCTGATTACAGCACAGTTAGAAAAAGCAAACATTCGCACCGCAGAATCCTTAGGCAAATGGAACGAATTAAGCCTGGTTCAACAGGCAATGGTTGATGTTGGCGTGGTGCAGTCCGGTTATAACGATCCGGCAGCATCTTTGATTATTACCGATCTACTCGATCGCATTGCCGAGCCAACCCGCGAAGAGATCGACGACGCGCTTTCTGGTCTGTTCAGCCGCGATGCGGGTTGGCAGCAATACTATCAAGTCATTGAACTGGCTATTGCGCGTAAAAATAACCCGCGTGCCACGATTGACATCGCCCCCACTTTCCGTAACGACCTTGAAGTTATTGGCAAGCACTACCCCAAAACCGATGCTGCTAAAATGGTGCAGGCGAAACCCTGCTATGTTGAAGACCGCGTAACGGCTGACGCCTGCGTCATTAAAATGTTACGCAGCCCACATGCTCACGCACTGATTACTCATCTGGATGTCAGCAAAGCCGAAGCCTTACCGGGCGTCGTTCACGTTATCACTCATCTCAACTGCCCGGATATTTACTACACTCCTGGTGGTCAAAGCGCGCCAGAACCTTCACCGCTCGACCGTCGCATGTTCGGCAAAAAAATGCGTCACGTTGGCGATCGAGTTGCTGCGATCGTTGCCGAAAGTGAAGAAATTGCGCTCGAAGCACTGAAGCTCATTGACGTTGAATATGAAGTGCTTAAACCGGTAATGTCGATTGACGAAGCAATGGCGGAAGATGCCCCTGTCGTTCACGATGAACCGGTGGTGTACGTCGCTGGTGCGCCAGAGACGCTGGAAGAAGACAATAGCCACGCGGCCCAGCGCGGCGAGCATATGATCATTAACTTCCCTATCGGTTCTCGCCCACGTAAAAATATTGCCGCCAGCATTCATGGTCATATCGGTGATATGGACAAAGGCTTCGCTGATGCTGATGTGATCATTGAGCGAACCTATAATTCAACTCAGGCACAACAATGCCCGACTGAAACACATATCTGCTTTACCCGTATGGATGGCGATCGGCTGGTGATCCACGTCTCCACCCAAGTACCGTGGCACCTGCGCCGTCAGGTAGCGCGTCTCGTTGGTATGAAACAGCATAAAGTTCATGTCATTAAAGAACGCGTGGGCGGCGGTTTCGGCTCCAAACAGGACATCCTGCTGGAGGAAGTGTGCGCCTGGGCAACCTGTGTGACCGGGCGTCCGGTACTGTTCCACTACACCCGTGAAGAAGAGTTTATTGCTAACACCTCTCGTCACGTCGCGAAAGTCACTGTCAAACTGGGGGCAAAAAAAGATGGTCGCCTGACGGCAGTGAAAATGGATTTCCGCGCCAATACGGGCCCTTATGGCAACCACTCACTCACCGTACCGTGTAACGGACCGGCGCTGTCGTTGCCGCTGTACCCGTGCGATAACGTCGATTTTCAGGTCACCACCTACTACAGCAACATTTGTCCAAATGGTGCTTATCAGGGCTATGGCGCGCCAAAAGGTAACTTTGCTATCACCATGGCGTTAGCAGAACTTGCTGAACAATTACAGATTGATCAACTGGAAATTATCGAACGTAACCGGGTACATGAAGGGCAAGAGCTGAAGATCCTCGGTGCGATTGGTGAAGGTAAAGCGCCAACCTCCGTTCCTTCTGCTGCCAGTTGCGCATTGGAAGAGATCCTGCGTCAGGGTCGTGAAATGATCCAATGGTCTTCACCGAAATCACAGGAAGGTGACTGGCGCACAGGTCGTGGCGTCGCCATTATCATGCAGAAATCGGGGATCCCGGATATCGATCAGGCTAACTGCATGATCAAACTGGAATCTGATGGCACCTTTATTGTCCATTCTGGTGGTGCTGATATCGGAACCGGCCTGGATACCGTAGTGACAAAACTGGCAGCAGAAGTGCTGCACTGTCCACCTCAGGATGTGCATGTTATCTCCGGTGATACTGACCATGCATTGTTTGACAAAGGCGCTTATGCCTCGTCTGGTACTTGCTTCTCAGGCAACGCGGCGCGTATGGCGGCAGAAAATCTGCGCGAGAAAATTCTCTTTCATGGCGCACAAATGCTTGATGAACCACTGGAAGATGTCCAACTGGCAACGCCAGGTGTCGTTCGTGGCAAGAAAGGCGAAGTCAGTTTCGGGGATATTGCCCATAAAGGCGAAACCGGTACTGGTTTTGGTTCGCTGGTGGGAACAGCCTGCTACATCACGCCTGATTTCGCCTTTCCGTATGGCGCAAACTTTGCTGAAGTTGCCGTCAACACGCGTACCGGTGAAATCCGCCTGGACAAATTCTACGCATTGCTGGATTGCGGTACGCCAGTTAACCCAGAGTTAGCGTTGGGACAGATCTATGGAGCTACCCTGCGTGCTATCGGACACAGTATGAGCGAAGAAATCATTTATGACGCCGAAGGACACCCGTTAACACGTGATTTACGTAGCTACGGTGCTCCCAAAATTGGTGACATCCCGCGTGATTTCCGTGCCGTGTTGGTGCCGAGCGACGATAAAGTCGGTCCATTCGGAGCAAAATCGATCTCAGAAATTGGCGTAAATGGTGCAGCACCAGCAATTGCCACCGCAATTCACGATGCCTGCGGCATCTGGCTACGCGAATGGCATTTCACACCGGAGAAAATACTTACCGCGCTGAAAAAAATATAA
- the ygfM gene encoding molybdopterin-dependent oxidoreductase FAD-binding subunit — protein MIEQFFRPDSVEQALELKRRYQDEAVWFAGGSKLNATPTRTNKKIAISLQDLELDWIDWDNGALRIGAMSRLQPLRDARFIPVALREALGFVYSRHVRNQSTIGGEIAARQEKSVLLPVLLALDAELVFGNGETLSIESYLADPGDRLLTEIIIKDPYRTCATRKISRSRAGLTVVTAAVALTDHDGLRIALDGVASKALRLHDVEKQNLEGNALEQAVANAIFPQEDLRGSVAYKRYITGALVADLYADCQQAGEEAV, from the coding sequence ATGATTGAACAATTTTTCAGGCCCGACTCTGTAGAACAGGCGCTGGAACTGAAGCGCCGCTACCAGGATGAAGCCGTCTGGTTTGCCGGGGGCAGCAAACTCAACGCCACGCCAACCCGTACCAATAAAAAAATTGCTATTTCCTTGCAGGATCTGGAACTGGACTGGATTGACTGGGATAACGGCGCACTGCGTATTGGCGCAATGTCGCGCTTACAACCACTGCGCGATGCGCGATTTATTCCAGTGGCACTGCGTGAAGCTCTCGGCTTTGTCTACTCTCGTCATGTACGAAATCAGTCGACTATCGGCGGCGAAATAGCGGCCCGGCAGGAAAAGTCCGTTCTTCTTCCGGTTCTGTTAGCACTGGATGCAGAACTGGTCTTTGGCAATGGCGAAACGTTGTCGATTGAGAGCTATCTGGCCGATCCGGGCGATCGCCTGCTAACCGAAATCATCATTAAAGATCCGTATCGCACCTGTGCGACCCGTAAAATTAGCCGTTCCCGGGCGGGGTTAACAGTGGTGACTGCAGCCGTTGCATTAACTGACCACGACGGACTGCGAATTGCGCTGGATGGCGTTGCCAGTAAAGCCCTGCGCCTGCACGATGTCGAAAAACAAAACCTGGAAGGCAATGCACTTGAACAGGCCGTCGCCAACGCCATTTTCCCCCAGGAAGATTTGCGGGGGAGCGTAGCGTATAAACGCTATATCACGGGAGCTCTGGTGGCCGACCTTTATGCCGACTGCCAACAGGCTGGGGAGGAAGCCGTATGA
- the ygfK gene encoding putative selenate reductase subunit YgfK, with protein MGDIMRPIPFEELLTRIFDEYQQQRSIFGIPEQQFYSPVKGKSVSVFGETCATPVGPAAGPHTQLAQNIVTSWLTGGRFIELKTVQILDRLELEKPCIDAEDECFNTEWSTEFTLLKAWDEYLKAWLALHLLEALFQPSESGKSFIFNMSVGYNLDGIKQPPMQQFIDNMMDASDHPKFAQYRDTLNKLLQDDAFLARHDLQDKREHLQALPARIPTSMVQGVTLSTMHGCPPHEIEAICRYMLEEKELNTFVKLNPTLLGYARVREILDSCGFDYIGLKEESFDHDLKLAQALEMLERLMALAKEKSLGFGVKLTNTLGTINNKGALPGEEMYMSGRALFPLSINVAAVLSRAFDGKLPISYSGGASQLTIRDIFDTGIRPITMATDLLKPGGYLRLSACMRELEGSDAWGLNHVDVERLSKLAADALTMEYTQKHWKPEERIEVAEDLPLTDCYVAPCVTACAIKQDIPEYIRLLGEHRYADALELIYQRNALPAITGHICDHQCQYNCTRLDYDSALNIRELKKVALEKGWDEYKQRWHKPAGSGSRHPVAVIGAGPAGLAAGYFLARAGHPVTLFEREANAGGVVKNIIPQFRIPAELIQHDIDFVADHGVKFEYGCSPELTVEQLKNQGYHYVLIATGTDKNSGVKLAGDNQNIWKSLPFLREYNKGTVLNLGKHVVVVGAGNTAMDCARAALRVPGVEKATVVYRRSLQEMPAWREEYEEALHDGVEFRFLNNPQRFDADGTLTLRVMSLGEPDEKGRRRPVETNETVTLHVDSLITAIGEQQDTEALNAMGVPLDKNGWPDVDHNGETRLTDVFMIGDVQRGPSSIVAAVSTARRAADAILSRENIRSHQRDKYWNNVNPAEIYQRKGDISVTLVNSDDRDAFVAQESARCLECNYVCSKCVDVCPNRANISITVPGFQNRFQTLHLDAYCNECGNCAQFCPWNGKPYKDKITVFSLSQDFDNSSNPGFLVEDDRVSVRLNNQSWVLNINSKGQFNNVPPELNDMCRIISHIHQHHHYLLGRVEV; from the coding sequence ATGGGGGATATTATGCGTCCCATTCCGTTTGAGGAACTTTTGACGCGCATATTTGATGAGTACCAACAACAACGCTCAATCTTTGGTATTCCCGAACAACAGTTTTACTCACCCGTAAAAGGTAAATCTGTTAGCGTCTTCGGTGAAACCTGTGCTACCCCCGTCGGCCCAGCCGCCGGACCGCACACACAGCTCGCGCAAAACATCGTCACCTCCTGGCTGACCGGCGGACGATTCATCGAACTAAAAACTGTACAAATTCTTGACCGTCTGGAGCTGGAAAAACCCTGTATCGATGCCGAAGACGAGTGTTTTAACACCGAATGGTCTACCGAATTCACTCTGCTTAAAGCGTGGGATGAATACCTTAAAGCCTGGCTTGCCTTGCATCTGCTTGAAGCCCTGTTCCAGCCTTCAGAATCAGGCAAGTCGTTCATCTTTAATATGAGCGTCGGTTACAACCTCGACGGTATTAAGCAGCCGCCAATGCAGCAGTTCATCGATAATATGATGGACGCATCTGACCATCCGAAATTCGCTCAATACCGCGATACGCTTAATAAACTGCTTCAGGATGACGCGTTTTTGGCTCGTCACGATTTGCAGGATAAACGCGAACATTTACAGGCATTACCGGCACGCATCCCCACCAGCATGGTACAAGGCGTTACTCTCTCCACCATGCACGGTTGCCCTCCGCATGAAATCGAAGCCATTTGCCGCTACATGCTGGAAGAAAAAGAGCTGAATACCTTTGTAAAACTCAACCCAACTTTATTAGGTTACGCTCGTGTTCGCGAGATTCTCGATAGCTGCGGCTTCGATTACATCGGCTTAAAAGAAGAATCATTTGATCATGATCTCAAGCTGGCGCAGGCACTGGAAATGCTGGAACGCCTGATGGCGCTGGCAAAAGAGAAATCACTCGGCTTTGGCGTCAAACTGACTAACACCCTCGGCACTATCAACAATAAAGGCGCACTGCCTGGTGAAGAGATGTATATGTCGGGTCGTGCGCTGTTTCCACTTTCTATCAATGTTGCAGCCGTTCTGTCTCGTGCCTTTGACGGCAAACTGCCAATTTCTTACTCCGGTGGTGCGAGCCAACTGACGATCCGCGATATTTTCGATACCGGTATTCGCCCGATCACTATGGCAACCGACCTGCTGAAACCTGGCGGCTATCTGCGTTTAAGCGCCTGTATGCGCGAACTGGAAGGGTCAGACGCCTGGGGGCTTAACCACGTTGACGTTGAACGACTGAGCAAGCTGGCAGCAGATGCATTAACCATGGAATACACTCAAAAACACTGGAAGCCAGAAGAGCGTATTGAAGTGGCAGAAGATCTACCGCTGACCGATTGCTACGTTGCTCCATGTGTCACTGCCTGTGCCATCAAACAAGATATTCCGGAATACATTCGACTGTTGGGCGAACATCGCTATGCCGATGCGCTGGAACTCATCTACCAACGTAATGCGCTGCCCGCCATTACCGGCCACATTTGCGATCATCAGTGCCAGTACAACTGTACCCGCCTCGATTACGACAGCGCACTGAATATCCGCGAACTGAAAAAAGTCGCCCTGGAAAAAGGCTGGGATGAGTATAAGCAACGCTGGCACAAACCTGCCGGTTCCGGTTCACGCCATCCGGTTGCCGTGATTGGCGCGGGTCCAGCAGGTCTGGCTGCCGGTTACTTCCTTGCCAGAGCGGGTCATCCGGTTACGTTATTTGAACGCGAAGCCAACGCAGGCGGCGTGGTGAAAAATATCATTCCTCAGTTCCGTATTCCGGCAGAGTTAATTCAGCACGATATCGATTTTGTTGCCGATCACGGTGTGAAATTTGAGTATGGCTGCTCACCGGAACTGACCGTCGAGCAGTTAAAGAATCAGGGCTACCACTACGTTCTGATTGCTACCGGCACCGATAAAAACAGCGGTGTGAAACTGGCAGGCGACAACCAGAATATCTGGAAATCACTCCCCTTCCTGCGCGAGTACAATAAAGGTACGGTGCTCAACCTTGGCAAACATGTAGTGGTTGTCGGTGCGGGCAACACCGCAATGGACTGCGCGCGAGCAGCGTTACGCGTTCCGGGCGTAGAAAAAGCAACTGTGGTTTACCGTCGTTCACTGCAAGAGATGCCCGCGTGGCGCGAAGAGTATGAAGAAGCGTTGCACGATGGCGTGGAGTTCCGTTTCCTGAACAATCCGCAACGTTTCGATGCTGATGGCACCTTAACATTGCGCGTCATGTCACTTGGCGAACCTGATGAGAAAGGTCGCCGCCGTCCGGTTGAAACCAACGAAACGGTAACGCTGCATGTAGACAGCCTGATTACTGCCATTGGCGAACAGCAGGATACCGAAGCCCTGAATGCGATGGGTGTGCCACTGGACAAAAACGGCTGGCCTGACGTCGACCATAACGGCGAAACCCGTCTGACTGACGTCTTTATGATCGGTGACGTACAACGCGGGCCGTCCTCGATCGTTGCCGCTGTCAGCACCGCTCGTCGGGCAGCCGATGCCATCCTTAGCCGGGAAAATATCCGTTCCCACCAGCGCGATAAATACTGGAACAACGTTAACCCGGCAGAAATCTACCAACGTAAAGGCGACATCTCTGTCACCCTGGTGAACAGCGATGATCGTGACGCATTTGTCGCTCAGGAATCCGCGCGCTGCCTTGAATGTAACTACGTTTGCAGCAAGTGTGTGGATGTCTGCCCGAACCGCGCCAACATCTCAATTACGGTTCCTGGCTTCCAGAACCGTTTCCAGACGCTGCACCTTGATGCCTACTGCAACGAATGCGGTAACTGTGCTCAGTTCTGTCCATGGAACGGTAAACCGTACAAAGACAAAATCACCGTCTTCAGTCTGTCGCAAGACTTTGATAACAGCAGCAACCCTGGCTTCCTGGTGGAAGATGATCGGGTAAGCGTACGTCTGAATAACCAAAGCTGGGTGTTGAACATTAATAGCAAAGGCCAGTTCAACAACGTACCGCCAGAGCTGAACGATATGTGCCGCATTATCAGCCATATTCACCAGCATCATCATTATCTGCTGGGCCGCGTGGAGGTGTAA
- the mocA gene encoding molybdenum cofactor cytidylyltransferase, which translates to MPAIDCIITAAGLSSRMGQWKMMLPWQQGTILDASIKNALQFCSRIILVTGFRANELHHRYAHTANITLIYNPDYEQGLLTSVKAAAHEVQTEHCFITHGDMPTLNRDIFLKIWQLRNSGAILPLHNGIPGHPILISKSSLMQAIQRPNVINMRQALRMGEHYSVEMENEEIILDIDTPDDFINAQKWHT; encoded by the coding sequence ATGCCAGCTATCGACTGTATAATTACCGCTGCCGGATTATCATCAAGAATGGGACAATGGAAAATGATGTTACCCTGGCAGCAAGGAACAATTCTTGATGCAAGTATCAAAAATGCGTTGCAGTTTTGTAGCCGAATTATTTTAGTCACAGGTTTTCGCGCCAATGAACTGCATCATCGCTACGCACATACTGCCAATATTACTCTTATTTATAATCCAGATTATGAGCAGGGTTTACTGACCTCGGTGAAGGCAGCGGCCCACGAAGTGCAAACAGAGCATTGCTTTATTACCCATGGTGACATGCCAACTCTAAATAGAGATATTTTCCTAAAAATCTGGCAGTTACGTAACAGCGGCGCAATACTCCCGCTACACAATGGTATCCCTGGCCATCCCATTTTAATCTCAAAATCGAGCCTGATGCAGGCAATACAACGCCCCAATGTAATCAATATGCGTCAGGCATTACGCATGGGTGAACATTATTCCGTCGAGATGGAAAATGAAGAAATAATTTTAGACATTGATACTCCGGATGACTTTATTAATGCGCAAAAATGGCATACTTAA
- the yqeC gene encoding selenium cofactor biosynthesis protein YqeC has product MKSIIDPSALFIDLDVQKRPAVISVVGAGGKTSLLFWLAEVLRASGRRVLITTTTHMFMPVSHWPVVFCRDPATLPHASLTSPILFCFHRWKAIQGKAQGFSPDAIDALAQRSECDVILIEADGSRGMPLKAPDEHEPCIPRSSCCVIAVMGGHVLGAKVGAENVHRWPQFADITGLTPGATLQLSDLVALVRHPQGAFKNVPSGCRRVWFINRFSQCENAIAQSELLKPLQHHDVEAIWLGDIQEYPAIARRFVN; this is encoded by the coding sequence GTGAAAAGTATAATTGACCCATCAGCGTTATTCATTGACTTAGACGTGCAGAAACGTCCTGCTGTGATTTCAGTTGTTGGCGCAGGGGGGAAAACCAGTCTGCTTTTTTGGCTGGCAGAGGTACTCCGGGCTAGTGGCAGACGTGTGTTAATTACTACGACTACGCATATGTTTATGCCAGTTTCTCATTGGCCTGTAGTTTTTTGCCGTGATCCTGCAACACTTCCTCATGCGTCTCTCACATCTCCCATTTTATTTTGTTTTCATCGTTGGAAAGCGATACAGGGGAAAGCACAGGGATTTTCGCCAGATGCCATTGATGCACTGGCGCAACGGTCGGAATGTGACGTAATTCTCATTGAGGCTGATGGCTCGCGTGGAATGCCGTTAAAAGCGCCGGATGAGCACGAACCTTGCATACCACGAAGCAGTTGTTGCGTGATTGCTGTGATGGGGGGGCATGTTTTAGGCGCAAAAGTTGGCGCGGAAAATGTCCATCGCTGGCCGCAGTTTGCCGACATTACTGGCCTGACGCCGGGGGCGACCTTGCAACTTAGCGATCTTGTTGCCCTGGTTCGCCATCCGCAAGGTGCGTTTAAAAACGTGCCATCAGGGTGTCGGCGGGTCTGGTTTATTAACCGTTTTTCTCAATGTGAGAATGCGATTGCGCAAAGCGAACTACTCAAACCACTGCAACACCACGACGTAGAGGCAATCTGGCTGGGCGATATACAAGAGTATCCTGCAATCGCGCGCAGATTTGTGAATTAG